The genomic stretch cactgcaccacagagctagcaaaattattagaaagtttgacattttgcaagtgtcaatttagtctacgagattaaaaaacagactatacgCTGGTTATTTTTTCGTTGTTTAGCACAAAGGCCTTTTGTCTTttctttcaaattaaagaataattaaatgatgatttaaaaatcGATGACCAAAATTCTAGAATtagattttgaaaattgtttagGAGTTTAGAACCAAGTAACggttataggatatttttattCTCATCCGGgcacgggaagtagttctctcgggacgcgggtgaagggggtagtttatttgtaaaagcgcaagttatttaaaatgtatttctttaatACCCTGTACTATTACAAAACAATCAAAAGCCAAAATCACAGagaatttttatcaataaaattgagTAATTTGTCGTTGAGCGTTTTACGAACATTATCGGCAAAAACATATTGACAAGCGTTCAGGGCCAATCTCGCAGTCTGATAGGATGTAAGAGAAAATGTGTTCACACATATTTGGTATTCTCGTGATAGAGATGTTGCGAAAACTCCTTTGTCATCCGTCTGCAAAAATAAATGTCCGATTAGCCTTTTTCTTCATCAAAAACATTGTTAGTTCTCGCTGAAACCTTTGGTGATATTGAGAGAGACGTTCTGCACAAAAGGGCGCGAGCGGTAAGGCCCACATGCGTGGACTTCTGCTCGGATAATAGATGCGAGCCGCCATCAAGTTTTGCAAAAATCTtcttccattattatactactTACGCATATTATAACGGGTATTTCTGCATCGTAAAGTAGTTTGAAGTGGTGCGAATCATAGTCCGGGACTGACTTGGTATTAACATTGCTTGTTAGGCACACCTctgaaaagtaattgaaaaatataaagtactTACGCACAGTATGTAAAGGTATATTCAGTGATACCAAAAACTGTTTTAGTTTCTTACCAACAGGTATTTTAAGTTTACAAAGGGTTGACCAAGTTTCTTCAGTTCCTCCATATTTTGGATGAATACAAATACCATGACCGATTCTGTCAGGTTTGAATTTCAGCATTTCCATTACTTCCTCTGGGTTGCAAACCTCACCACAGTGTAATGTTACCTGaagtaaaaagaaaagtaattacattattttgcttttaattgatgctttattttattgactgacttaaaaaaaaatggagttTATCAGTTTGACCTATGAGTATGTTTGTGCCCTACTATCTCATGTTtgactgaaccaattttgatgtAGTCTTCAGTAGGGTATTTGTCATATATAGGATTTACCTTCAATCCTGCTTCCTTTGCCTTTAATAATGCTGGAACAAATTCTTGAAAAACTCCAGCCATGGGGTCACCACTTAATTCAATACCCACTATCACATCtgggtattttttgtaatattctaTGGCTAGATCAGCTATTTGTTCCGCCTCCTCTAAGGGTGACCTTCTATTGATTGAAACTATGAGCCGAGTTATCATGGTGAGATGTAAAGATGATTTTCTGTAAGGgagtgaaatattatttaaatagaagctttattagaaaaaaatcttcttaGTATTGTCTTGTCAATAGATAGACTTGTCTGTTTGcaagtatattattttagagCGACAAAGGCTAGTAGGAGAgccatatatttttaataggtaaTATGACATTATGTCACTTACTGTATAGCCTGAACAAGTGTTTCAATGTACTGCAATTTGGTCATCTGTGGTGTGTCTCTTGGTGTACTTCTGAGTTCAAGATAACAGCAGCCGTCATCTTGAAACTCCTGAAGGGTGAGGCTTGTAGCCAGAGCCAGTGTTTCAGGGGTACTTGTCAAAGAATGTGCGATGCTGAACACTTGGAAGCAACTGTAAGATAAATTACATGTGATGTAGACATTATATCTGATTTTATACAGCTGTGATAAACTCCGGAATTTGCTTCGAATGGTGGATGATATAATTatgtcatttttatattttttacataaagaatAAGTCTTTGTCTTGTGATACAGATTAAATTACACATAATAAATGAATCTTAAAAGCATCTTATTGGCAGTCAAGCCTGCACTTGgactataaattattgtttgcaTCAACatacacttatttattttaattagatttatttatatgtacctaGAACAGGCAGCGGTGAGTCATAACACATTTATAGATAAGATTTGCATAATGCAATGGTAAACTTCCAGTGAGAATGCCGAGATAAATCTCATTGTTTAATTATGCACTTAACAAAATTGATTAGTACGCTGCAGTAAGATGCAttgcatttatattattttaaatggaattCATAATCTAAGCAATTCAATATTAATGCCACCTATATAAAATTAggtgaatttatattttaaatcatgCAATTCgtcaaaatgcattttattgtaTGTAAGGTAACAAAAGCTTGAATATTGAACTTACTCCGTCAAGTTTCTCGAGTCACCGGCGCCAATTTGAAATTCATCAAAGAAAGCATTTGTTTTATCTTCTAAACCAGAATCGGCGTGATATCTCTTTAGTTGTAGCATCGTAGCCGGACTTAAAGACCCATTCAAGTGAGCATGCAACTcctacaacaaagaaaaaaggtaaaaatatattgcgaTAAATAAGAGAGCGACATTGTTTTAATCTACTTACAACTTTTggtaaatcaacaaaaaaagtttCTGAATCCATGGTTACTAAAGCAAGGTTTCTCTATAAACTTTCCGTGCGTCGCGGTGCAAATGCATGCACTACCgatataataaattcaattcacAGTTCATGTGTTCATCAAAACAAGGAAAAATGACAGTACCTACTGACGTTGTGTTGTGATCATAGTTATCTTTGGAAATGACGATGAGCCAATCATAGCTTGGTAACTTATCAATCTCTTGTCCTATTGGCTGaggaactttttttttgttcgtcTTAATGTTggcatttttgtaaaatgagacCCCACATATTtagcgaaaaataattaattgattaatagACATCTTTTGAAAGCGTTGTTGCGGTACAGAATAATCGCAAAAAACACATTGTAGGTATAGCTATAATATAAGAGCTGAACATTAAAAGCTGGTTAACTTTTAATCTTTAAAGACATGTATTCCAATTTTGTAACTTTAAAAAGTAatcattttaaatgtggccttggacgaccgagcctggattcaggctactcttcccgttcgcatgggagggcttggcgtccgcaaaatttcaagtattagcctaccggcctttatatcctccgtccatggtactgagcaattgaccaggaaaattcttcctatcacactggccaattgcTGACTGACTGAGGttgtagaggcttggaaaatcacctgcccgaatactgatccacccgtcaacccgtcctcccagagacagtgggatgagccgctctgcagagttatacggaataatctgctaaatacgtcaatttcttctgcagagcgagcgcgccttctggctgtgggcgaatgggagtcgggtctatggcttctggcacttccgtcgtcaaacataggcacattgtttgacgacaccactttccggcttgctgtttgcttgcgtttgggtgctccgtgctgctctcctcaccgctgccactgtggtgaagctgtcagcagccttggacaccacggcttgtcgtgcagccgcagcgcgggacgatttgcacggcatgcgaatatcaatgacataatccgtcgtgctcttgttgccgtaggcgttccagccatattagaacccagtggtctggcacgcgacgatggcaagagaccagacggtatgtcgttgttcccgtggaagatgggtaggtctttagtatgggacgcgacttgtgtcg from Helicoverpa zea isolate HzStark_Cry1AcR chromosome 8, ilHelZeax1.1, whole genome shotgun sequence encodes the following:
- the LOC124632813 gene encoding adenosine deaminase-like protein, whose protein sequence is MDSETFFVDLPKVELHAHLNGSLSPATMLQLKRYHADSGLEDKTNAFFDEFQIGAGDSRNLTDCFQVFSIAHSLTSTPETLALATSLTLQEFQDDGCCYLELRSTPRDTPQMTKLQYIETLVQAIQKSSLHLTMITRLIVSINRRSPLEEAEQIADLAIEYYKKYPDVIVGIELSGDPMAGVFQEFVPALLKAKEAGLKVTLHCGEVCNPEEVMEMLKFKPDRIGHGICIHPKYGGTEETWSTLCKLKIPVEVCLTSNVNTKSVPDYDSHHFKLLYDAEIPVIICTDDKGVFATSLSREYQICVNTFSLTSYQTARLALNACQYVFADNVRKTLNDKLLNFIDKNSL